A genomic stretch from Limnobacter thiooxidans includes:
- the htpX gene encoding protease HtpX, which translates to MKRIVLFLATNIAIMVVLGITVNVLGLNQFMAGGQLNLTMLLAFSAVLGFGGSFISLLISKKVAKWSTGAQVIETPRNATEVWLVQTVERFARKANIAMPEVAIYEGAPNAFATGPSKNNSLVAVSTGLLQSMSREEAEAVLAHEVAHVANGDMVTLTLIQGVVNTFVFFLARVVGFMVDQFLRKDDSESSGQGMGYFITVIVMEITLGILASIIVMYFSRQREFRADSGAAHLMGSRLPMISALKRLGGMQSGELPPNMAASGISGKGGVMALFSSHPPLEERIAALSQQR; encoded by the coding sequence ATGAAACGCATTGTTTTATTTCTAGCCACCAACATCGCCATCATGGTGGTACTGGGCATTACCGTGAATGTACTGGGCCTGAACCAGTTCATGGCCGGGGGTCAGCTGAACCTGACCATGCTGCTGGCATTCAGTGCTGTATTGGGTTTCGGCGGTTCATTCATCAGCCTCTTGATCAGCAAGAAGGTAGCCAAGTGGAGCACGGGCGCACAAGTCATTGAAACCCCGCGCAACGCCACCGAAGTATGGCTGGTTCAAACTGTTGAGCGCTTTGCCCGCAAAGCCAACATTGCCATGCCCGAGGTGGCCATCTACGAAGGTGCACCCAACGCGTTTGCCACAGGCCCAAGCAAGAACAACTCGCTGGTAGCTGTCAGCACCGGCTTGCTGCAAAGCATGAGCCGTGAAGAAGCGGAAGCCGTGTTGGCTCACGAAGTAGCCCACGTGGCCAACGGCGACATGGTCACCCTCACCTTGATTCAGGGTGTGGTCAACACCTTCGTGTTCTTCCTGGCCCGCGTGGTCGGCTTCATGGTGGATCAGTTTTTACGCAAGGACGATTCTGAATCGAGCGGCCAAGGCATGGGCTATTTCATCACCGTGATCGTGATGGAAATTACCCTGGGTATTCTGGCGTCCATCATCGTGATGTACTTCTCACGCCAGCGCGAATTCCGGGCCGATTCAGGTGCAGCGCACTTGATGGGTTCACGCCTGCCCATGATTTCCGCGCTGAAACGTTTGGGCGGCATGCAGTCGGGTGAATTGCCACCGAATATGGCAGCATCCGGCATTTCAGGCAAAGGCGGCGTGATGGCCTTGTTCAGCAGCCACCCACCCCTGGAAGAACGTATTGCTGCTTTGTCTCAACAGCGTTAA
- a CDS encoding DUF4870 family protein yields the protein MNNPLQPLSSQEESNRTIVLIAYVLGAVGIFTAFIPILIALIICYVKRGEATGTIYYSHYDWLISTFWIGTFWAVVALFTYVFLIGFVIYGLLSLWLLYRFVKGLLRFSERKAVV from the coding sequence ATGAATAACCCGCTTCAGCCACTATCCAGCCAGGAAGAGTCCAACCGCACAATCGTTCTGATTGCCTATGTGTTGGGCGCTGTGGGCATATTCACGGCCTTTATTCCTATCCTGATCGCCCTGATCATTTGCTATGTCAAGCGGGGTGAGGCCACTGGCACCATTTACTACAGCCACTATGATTGGCTGATCTCCACATTCTGGATCGGTACCTTTTGGGCTGTGGTGGCTTTATTTACCTATGTCTTCCTGATCGGCTTCGTGATCTACGGTCTTTTGAGTCTTTGGTTGTTGTATCGTTTTGTCAAAGGCCTGTTGCGTTTCAGTGAAAGGAAGGCAGTGGTTTGA
- a CDS encoding HPF/RaiA family ribosome-associated protein: MNTEIVARHPEIDDTLRRYVLRRVRSAINQLSTQIKNITVKLDRRTAALPEQRNCMIEIRIDGQAPVIVNSDGPHWLSAIDLAVESAARALRRQLKHTLHQVTPLQLLKGQHAS; the protein is encoded by the coding sequence ATGAACACAGAAATTGTGGCTCGGCATCCCGAGATTGACGACACCTTGCGCAGGTACGTGCTTCGGCGCGTGCGCTCGGCCATTAACCAGCTGTCCACGCAAATAAAGAACATCACGGTCAAACTGGATCGCCGAACCGCTGCGTTGCCCGAGCAACGCAACTGTATGATTGAAATTCGGATCGACGGGCAAGCGCCCGTGATCGTGAACAGCGATGGGCCACATTGGCTCAGCGCGATTGACCTGGCGGTCGAATCGGCAGCACGTGCCCTTCGCCGCCAACTGAAACACACCCTTCACCAGGTGACACCCTTGCAATTGTTGAAAGGACAACACGCATCATGA
- a CDS encoding NlpC/P60 family protein, whose translation MLCSILVQGCGTFGDGRSDSIRLGDGSVFFGSSASNPAVHAALMAQYREWKGTPYQLGGNSKRGIDCSAFVQQTLSTRFGINVPRSTAAQVDVGTQVRQGEMQLGDLVFFRTGYNSRHVGIYMGNGQFLHASTRDGVVVGDLNQAYWRKAFWTVRRVM comes from the coding sequence TTGCTGTGCTCCATCCTGGTCCAAGGTTGTGGCACTTTTGGTGATGGTCGAAGTGATTCAATTCGCCTTGGCGATGGTTCGGTTTTCTTTGGAAGCTCCGCGTCAAACCCCGCAGTGCACGCAGCCTTGATGGCTCAATACCGCGAATGGAAAGGCACACCCTATCAGCTTGGCGGGAACTCCAAGCGGGGCATTGATTGCTCTGCGTTTGTTCAGCAAACCTTGTCCACCCGTTTCGGCATCAATGTGCCAAGGAGCACGGCAGCACAGGTGGATGTGGGCACGCAGGTCAGGCAAGGCGAAATGCAGTTGGGTGACTTGGTGTTCTTTCGCACGGGCTACAACAGCCGCCATGTCGGAATTTACATGGGCAATGGCCAGTTTCTGCATGCATCAACGCGGGATGGCGTCGTGGTGGGCGATCTGAATCAGGCCTATTGGCGCAAGGCTTTCTGGACGGTTCGCCGCGTGATGTGA